The Ischnura elegans chromosome 1, ioIscEleg1.1, whole genome shotgun sequence genome contains a region encoding:
- the LOC124153198 gene encoding heterogeneous nuclear ribonucleoprotein M-like: protein MSGGSSRPRDEPRSSWQAPAPLPGPIGPTSPAIQNKWGNTYGLSPQFLECLGINGPLVSRLFVANLDYKIDEKKLRDVFRLAGKVTNAKLNRNKDGKSRGHGVVKFEHPVEAVQAISMLHNQLLYDRKMTVRMDRVNEKTEGLPSKLPEGLHGIGMGLGAGGNPLLDVSRAAVLPSVVSPSLGLNSTGRFGDSPPLPRRSALGYSSGAAALPGGLSVGVGSLGALAGGGDIGSIGGSLGCSLGAGLAGVSS from the coding sequence ATGAGTGGAGGAAGTAGTCGCCCCAGAGATGAACCACGGTCTAGCTGGCAGGCACCAGCACCTTTACCTGGTCCAATTGGTCCTACCTCACCTGCAATTCAGAACAAGTGGGGCAATACGTATGGACTGAGCCCACAGTTTTTAGAATGCCTGGGAATAAATGGACCCCTAGTCAGCAGATTGTTTGTTGCCAATTTGGActacaaaattgatgaaaagaaaTTGAGGGATGTCTTCCGTCTCGCTGGTAAAGTCACTAATGCAAAACTTAACAGAAACAAAGATGGAAAGAGTCGTGGACATGGTGTGGTGAAATTTGAGCATCCAGTTGAAGCTGTGCAAGCAATATCTATGCTTCATAATCAGCTGTTGTATGATAGGAAAATGACAGTGAGAATGGACCGTGTGAATGAAAAGACTGAAGGCTTGCCCTCAAAGTTACCTGAAGGTCTACATGGAATTGGTATGGGTCTGGGTGCTGGTGGAAACCCTCTACTTGATGTTTCTCGTGCTGCAGTGTTGCCAAGTGTGGTGTCCCCATCATTAGGACTGAATAGTACTGGTCGGTTTGGTGATAGTCCACCCCTTCCAAGGAGATCAGCCCTTGGCTATAGCAGTGGAGCTGCTGCCCTGCCAGGTGGGCTGTCCGTGGGAGTGGGCAGTCTTGGAGCTTTGGCCGGTGGAGGTGACATTGGCAGCATTGGAGGCAGTTTGGGATGCAGCC